Part of the Campylobacter suis genome, TCTCTGGGCTCGTCAAAAATACTTGGTTCAGCATGCAAACTAAGTGCGAGAAGCAGGGCACTTAATAGTTTTAACAAACTAACCCCTTAAGCATTTTAAGTCCATCATCTGAGTATAAAATTTTCTCACAAGCACGCTCAGGATGTGGCATAAGACCAAAAATTTTCTTGCTCTCATCGCAAATGCCGGCTATATTATCAACTGAGCCATTTAGGTTTATCTCCGTGCCGTTTTCATCGCAATACTTTAACAAAACCTGCTCATTATCATATAGTTTTTTAAGTGTATTAGCGTCAGTAAAGTAGTTACCTTCGCCGTGTGCAACTGGTATATTAACTATGTCGCCAACACTTAAGTTTGACAGAAATTTATTTGAGTTTGAAATGACCTTTAGTGGCTGGTACTTTGAAATAAAACTCATGGTCTCATTTCTCCTCATCGCACCTGGCAAAAGCCCAAGCTCAAGCAACATTTGAAAGCCGTTGCAAATACCAAGTATATA contains:
- the purQ gene encoding phosphoribosylformylglycinamidine synthase I; translated protein: MKVAILLFPGTNCETDTSYAFKMLGCQTQIIWHKDEHINADLVVLPGGFSYGDYLRTAAIAKFSPAMKAVMQHAKRGGYILGICNGFQMLLELGLLPGAMRRNETMSFISKYQPLKVISNSNKFLSNLSVGDIVNIPVAHGEGNYFTDANTLKKLYDNEQVLLKYCDENGTEINLNGSVDNIAGICDESKKIFGLMPHPERACEKILYSDDGLKMLKGLVC